In one Kitasatospora cineracea genomic region, the following are encoded:
- a CDS encoding flavodoxin family protein: MTRYTDLRAVFLNCTLKRSPERSHTQGLIDISAGILRRQGVQVEEIRAVDHDIATGVWPDMTEHGWDTDEWPVLYSQLMNADILTLAGPVWLGDNSSVMKKVIERLYACSSVLNQQGQYAYYGRVGGCLITGNEDGAKHCAMNVLYSLQHLGFVIPPQADAGWVGPAGPGPSYLDEGSGGPENDFTNRNVTFMTWNQLHLARMLKDAGGVPAHGNQRSAWDAGCRFDFENPEHR, from the coding sequence ATGACCCGGTACACCGACCTGCGGGCGGTCTTCCTCAACTGCACCCTCAAGCGCAGCCCCGAACGCAGCCACACCCAGGGCCTGATCGACATCAGCGCCGGCATCCTGCGCCGCCAGGGCGTCCAGGTCGAGGAGATCCGCGCCGTCGACCACGACATCGCCACCGGCGTCTGGCCCGACATGACCGAGCACGGCTGGGACACCGACGAGTGGCCCGTCCTCTACTCGCAGCTCATGAACGCCGACATCCTCACCCTGGCCGGCCCGGTCTGGCTCGGCGACAACTCCTCCGTCATGAAGAAGGTGATCGAGCGGCTGTACGCCTGCTCGTCCGTCCTCAACCAGCAAGGCCAGTACGCCTACTACGGCCGGGTGGGCGGCTGCCTGATCACCGGCAACGAGGACGGCGCCAAGCACTGCGCGATGAACGTGCTCTACAGCCTCCAGCACCTGGGTTTCGTGATCCCGCCGCAGGCCGACGCGGGCTGGGTCGGTCCGGCCGGGCCGGGACCGTCGTACCTGGACGAGGGTTCCGGCGGGCCGGAGAACGACTTCACCAACCGCAACGTCACCTTCATGACCTGGAACCAGCTGCACCTGGCCCGGATGCTGAAGGACGCGGGCGGCGTCCCGGCGCACGGCAACCAGCGCTCCGCGTGGGACGCGGGCTGCCGCTTCGACTTCGAGAACCCCGAGCACCGGTAG
- a CDS encoding helix-turn-helix domain-containing protein yields the protein MREIRAGRGLSLTEAAHRAGVTKGFLSQLERGLTSVSVPTLLRICEVLRIGVGELFDYPDEPVVQGGSRIDMGGEGVVEYLLTPAGTTEFQVFRSVIEPGGGTGGPYRLDPGTVFALGLSGTTRLVVGGETRMLSAGASTSFSGGVLHQFDNPGPTVSEVLWVVSPPLLRAAPGPA from the coding sequence CTGAGGGAGATCAGGGCCGGTCGAGGGTTGTCGTTGACGGAGGCCGCGCACCGGGCGGGCGTCACCAAGGGCTTCCTCAGTCAGTTGGAGCGTGGCCTCACCAGCGTGTCCGTCCCGACGCTGCTGCGGATCTGCGAGGTGCTGCGGATCGGGGTGGGAGAGCTGTTCGACTACCCGGACGAGCCGGTCGTGCAGGGCGGGAGCCGGATCGACATGGGCGGTGAGGGTGTCGTCGAGTACCTGCTGACGCCTGCCGGCACCACGGAGTTCCAGGTCTTCCGCTCGGTGATCGAGCCGGGCGGGGGCACGGGCGGCCCCTACCGGCTCGATCCGGGGACCGTCTTCGCGCTGGGGCTGAGCGGCACCACCCGCCTGGTCGTCGGCGGCGAGACCCGGATGCTGTCGGCCGGTGCGTCCACTTCGTTCTCCGGCGGGGTGCTGCACCAGTTCGACAACCCCGGGCCGACGGTGAGCGAGGTCCTGTGGGTGGTGTCGCCCCCGCTCCTGCGCGCCGCCCCGGGGCCGGCCTAG
- a CDS encoding MFS transporter encodes MVFLAYGLLAVATQALFVTYAPVTQDAARHFGVPVGEIGWLSQVFPLVYVLLAIPAGLALDRFLRPALVLGAVLTAAGAFLRLVADDFTWAFTGQAVAAVGQPFVLNAIPGLAVGYLAERHRAAGVAAASSATFAGMVVGYLLGACLPGEGNIRTLTFVTALVALDAGVCLVAALRLRPYAGHGSVPAAGGAGVDRALRVAFGNRHVRRLCAVAVIPMGTFIALATFVQPLLAPAGVSEPTAGLVLALTMIAGVVGCAVVPVWADRRGREVEVMGAAIAVTAMACLHLALVPSALTAFVTLLGTGFMLLPALPIGLSLSERHAPGAESTAAGLIWMAGNLGGVVLATAVGLLVTRPALAFTALLGATLLGLPALHWFRRLERPVDPVV; translated from the coding sequence GTGGTCTTCCTCGCCTACGGGCTGCTGGCGGTCGCGACCCAGGCGCTGTTCGTGACCTACGCGCCGGTGACGCAGGACGCCGCGCGGCACTTCGGCGTTCCGGTGGGCGAGATCGGTTGGCTGTCCCAGGTCTTCCCGCTGGTCTACGTCCTGCTGGCGATCCCGGCCGGCCTGGCGCTCGACCGGTTCCTGCGTCCGGCGCTCGTGCTGGGTGCAGTCCTCACCGCGGCCGGGGCGTTCCTGAGGCTGGTGGCCGACGACTTCACCTGGGCGTTCACCGGGCAGGCCGTCGCCGCGGTGGGACAGCCGTTCGTCCTGAACGCGATACCGGGTCTCGCCGTGGGCTACCTGGCGGAGCGGCACCGGGCCGCCGGCGTCGCCGCCGCGTCCTCCGCGACGTTCGCCGGCATGGTCGTGGGCTACCTGCTCGGCGCGTGCCTGCCCGGCGAGGGCAACATCCGCACCCTCACCTTCGTGACGGCCCTGGTCGCCCTGGACGCGGGGGTGTGTCTCGTCGCGGCCCTGCGCCTGCGCCCGTACGCGGGCCACGGGTCGGTCCCGGCGGCGGGGGGAGCGGGCGTCGACCGGGCCCTCCGGGTGGCGTTCGGCAATCGGCACGTACGACGGCTGTGCGCGGTCGCCGTCATCCCGATGGGGACGTTCATCGCCCTCGCGACGTTCGTGCAGCCCCTGCTGGCCCCGGCGGGCGTCTCCGAGCCCACCGCCGGGCTCGTCCTCGCGCTGACGATGATCGCCGGTGTGGTCGGCTGTGCGGTCGTGCCCGTCTGGGCGGACCGGCGCGGCCGCGAGGTCGAGGTCATGGGTGCCGCGATCGCCGTCACCGCGATGGCCTGCCTGCACCTGGCCCTGGTCCCGAGCGCGCTGACGGCGTTCGTCACGCTCCTCGGGACCGGGTTCATGCTGCTTCCCGCCCTTCCCATCGGGTTGTCCCTGAGCGAACGGCACGCGCCGGGGGCCGAGAGCACGGCGGCCGGGCTGATCTGGATGGCGGGCAACCTGGGCGGGGTCGTGCTGGCGACGGCGGTCGGACTGCTCGTCACCCGCCCCGCGCTCGCCTTCACGGCGCTGCTGGGCGCCACCCTGCTCGGCCTTCCGGCCCTCCACTGGTTCCGCAGGCTCGAACGCCCGGTCGACCCCGTGGTGTGA
- a CDS encoding isochorismatase family protein translates to MSVTALDPNTALVVIDLQQGILAIPGAPCPTTEVLARNVALAAAFRAAKLPVVLVRVSFAADGGDVPPGRTEQNRAGAAAPRPEGWDRLAAELHDPSDLVVTKHNWGAFHGTDLDVQLRRRGVTQIVLTGVATSIGVESTARAAFEHGYHVTPVVDAMTDMDAEAHRHSVERIFPRLGETGTTEEVLALLAAER, encoded by the coding sequence GTGTCCGTCACCGCGCTCGACCCGAACACCGCCCTGGTCGTCATCGACCTCCAGCAGGGCATCCTCGCCATCCCCGGCGCCCCCTGCCCGACCACCGAGGTGCTGGCCCGCAACGTGGCGCTGGCCGCCGCGTTCCGCGCCGCGAAGCTGCCGGTGGTGCTGGTGCGGGTGTCCTTCGCCGCCGACGGCGGGGACGTGCCGCCCGGCCGCACCGAGCAGAACCGGGCCGGCGCCGCGGCGCCCCGCCCGGAGGGCTGGGACCGGTTGGCCGCCGAGCTGCACGACCCGTCCGACCTGGTGGTCACCAAGCACAACTGGGGCGCCTTCCACGGCACCGACCTGGACGTGCAGCTGCGCCGCCGGGGCGTCACCCAGATCGTGCTGACCGGCGTGGCCACCAGCATCGGCGTGGAGTCCACCGCGCGGGCCGCGTTCGAGCACGGCTACCACGTGACGCCGGTGGTCGACGCGATGACCGACATGGACGCGGAGGCCCACCGCCACAGTGTCGAACGGATCTTCCCGCGGCTGGGCGAGACCGGCACCACCGAGGAGGTGCTGGCGCTGCTGGCCGCGGAGCGCTGA
- a CDS encoding glutathione peroxidase, translating to MVDSLFELPIRTLAGEPSSLGEYRGRVLLLVNVASKCGLTPQYAGLERLQEKYGERGFTVLGFPCNQFMGQEPGSAEEIQEFCSTTYGVSFPLFEKIDVNGAQRHPLYARLTEVADATGEAGDVQWNFEKFLVSADGEVVGRFRPRTEPESAELVAAIEAQLAG from the coding sequence ATGGTGGATTCGTTGTTCGAGCTCCCGATCCGGACGCTGGCGGGCGAGCCGTCCTCGCTGGGCGAGTACCGGGGCAGGGTGCTGCTGCTGGTGAACGTGGCGTCGAAGTGCGGGCTGACGCCGCAGTACGCGGGCCTGGAGCGGCTGCAGGAGAAGTACGGGGAGCGCGGGTTCACGGTGCTCGGGTTCCCGTGCAACCAGTTCATGGGACAGGAGCCGGGGTCGGCGGAGGAGATCCAGGAGTTCTGCTCGACCACGTACGGGGTGTCGTTCCCGCTGTTCGAGAAGATCGACGTGAACGGGGCCCAGCGGCACCCGCTGTACGCGCGGCTGACCGAGGTCGCGGACGCGACCGGCGAGGCCGGGGACGTGCAGTGGAACTTCGAGAAGTTCCTGGTGTCGGCGGACGGCGAGGTGGTCGGGCGGTTCCGGCCGCGGACCGAGCCGGAGTCGGCGGAGCTGGTGGCCGCGATCGAGGCGCAGCTGGCGGGCTGA
- a CDS encoding class I adenylate-forming enzyme family protein gives MTPPSFEAPPDERPWLASYPAGTDPDPVLRHACLAEAWDARVARAPHRVLVRYFDGALTAAQVDAASDALAAALQDRGVGRGDRVAIHLQSVPHYLVILLALWKTGAIGVPLNPMYRGRELRRLVDDCRPVGVFAAHTDAAGTTAALAGSSVTWVIGVNDRDWQTRNDDRVAWGAASSELADLSALVAQYAGHRPRRPAVGADDTALICYTSGTTGPPKGALNSHGNVLHSAANFGAWVRLGPDDVVLGIAPLFHISGVILNAATAVLNDAALVLVGRYRPEVVLDAFAEHGVTFTLGSITAFNALMALEHAGADHLRHVRLLYSGGAPVPPATVEAFQQRFGHYLHNVWGMTETTAGGIAVPPGRRARLHAADGTLSVGVPTPGVVVRVVDAEGTGLPCGTAGELEVSAPQVVSGYWEKPDSSAAALPRGRLRTGDVAVLDPDGWVYLVDRLKDQINTSGYKVWPREVEDALYEHPAVFEAAVVGEPDAYRGEAVVAHVSLKPGATTTADELHAFVRDRLAAYKRPRRIHLVGELPKTATGKIRREELRKRDQAL, from the coding sequence ATGACCCCACCCAGTTTCGAAGCCCCGCCCGACGAGCGGCCCTGGCTCGCGAGCTACCCCGCCGGCACCGACCCCGACCCGGTGCTCCGCCACGCCTGCCTCGCCGAGGCCTGGGACGCGCGCGTGGCGAGGGCCCCCCACCGCGTGCTCGTCCGGTACTTCGACGGCGCGCTGACCGCCGCCCAGGTCGACGCGGCCTCGGACGCCCTCGCGGCCGCGCTCCAGGACCGGGGCGTCGGCCGGGGCGACCGGGTCGCGATCCACCTGCAGAGCGTGCCGCACTACCTCGTCATCCTCCTCGCCCTGTGGAAGACCGGCGCGATCGGCGTGCCGCTCAACCCGATGTACCGCGGCCGCGAACTGCGCCGACTGGTCGACGACTGCCGACCGGTGGGCGTCTTCGCGGCCCACACCGACGCCGCCGGGACGACGGCCGCCCTCGCCGGCTCCTCCGTCACCTGGGTGATCGGCGTCAACGACCGCGACTGGCAGACCCGCAACGACGACCGGGTCGCCTGGGGCGCCGCGTCCAGCGAACTGGCGGACCTGTCGGCGCTGGTGGCGCAGTACGCGGGACACCGTCCGCGGCGGCCGGCCGTCGGCGCCGACGACACGGCGCTGATCTGTTACACCTCCGGCACCACCGGGCCGCCCAAGGGCGCGCTGAACAGCCACGGCAACGTGCTGCACTCCGCCGCCAACTTCGGCGCCTGGGTGCGCCTCGGGCCCGACGACGTCGTGCTGGGCATCGCCCCGCTGTTCCACATCTCCGGCGTGATCCTCAACGCCGCCACGGCCGTCCTCAACGACGCGGCACTCGTCCTGGTCGGCCGCTACCGGCCCGAGGTCGTGCTCGACGCGTTCGCCGAGCACGGCGTCACCTTCACCCTCGGGTCGATCACCGCGTTCAACGCCCTGATGGCGCTCGAACACGCGGGCGCCGACCACCTGCGCCACGTGCGGCTGCTCTACTCCGGCGGCGCTCCCGTACCGCCGGCCACCGTGGAGGCGTTCCAGCAGCGGTTCGGCCACTACCTCCACAACGTCTGGGGGATGACCGAGACCACCGCGGGCGGCATCGCCGTGCCCCCGGGACGCCGCGCGCGCCTCCACGCCGCCGACGGCACCCTCTCGGTGGGCGTGCCCACCCCCGGTGTCGTGGTGCGCGTCGTCGACGCCGAAGGCACCGGCCTGCCGTGCGGGACCGCCGGCGAGCTCGAGGTCTCCGCGCCCCAGGTGGTCTCCGGCTACTGGGAGAAGCCCGACAGCTCCGCCGCCGCGCTCCCCCGGGGGCGCCTGCGCACCGGCGACGTCGCCGTCCTCGACCCGGACGGCTGGGTCTACCTGGTCGACCGGCTCAAGGACCAGATCAACACCTCCGGCTACAAGGTCTGGCCCCGCGAGGTGGAGGACGCCCTCTACGAGCACCCCGCGGTCTTCGAGGCCGCCGTGGTCGGCGAACCGGACGCCTACCGCGGCGAAGCCGTCGTCGCCCACGTGTCCCTCAAACCGGGGGCCACCACGACGGCGGACGAGCTCCACGCCTTCGTGCGCGACCGCCTGGCCGCCTACAAGCGGCCGCGCCGCATCCACCTCGTCGGCGAACTCCCCAAGACCGCCACCGGCAAGATCCGCCGCGAGGAGCTGCGCAAACGGGACCAGGCCCTCTAG
- a CDS encoding acyl-CoA dehydrogenase family protein translates to MSEHGTTAELAERVRNFVAEEVLPVDDAFDGDVRAAGGEALRIRLQGLARERGLLAPHGPVEHGGLGLGMVDRIEVFEAAGRSLFGPMAINVNAPDEGNVHLLDRVASPAQRERYLAPLVQGRCRSAFAMTEPSPGAGSDPGMLRTTARRVDGGWLVEGRKRFITGADGAGFLIVMARTSGEPGSADGATMFLAPADSPGIEVVRHVETVDRSMLGGHCELRFTDLFVPDDDVLGGVDEGMRYAQVRLGPARMTHVMRWTGAAQRAHETALRYVSDREAFGSRLADQGMIHQMIGDSEIDLAATRALLLDACRRLDAGERASRETSITKTFAAEALHRVVDRAVQMCGGLGVSRDLPVAKIARELRPFRIYDGPSEVHRWSLARRALRAVAGR, encoded by the coding sequence ATGAGTGAGCACGGCACGACGGCCGAACTGGCCGAGCGGGTCAGGAACTTCGTCGCCGAGGAGGTCCTCCCCGTCGACGACGCGTTCGACGGCGACGTCCGGGCCGCCGGAGGAGAGGCGCTGCGGATCCGGCTGCAGGGCCTGGCCCGGGAGCGCGGCCTGCTGGCCCCGCACGGCCCGGTGGAGCACGGCGGCCTCGGCCTCGGCATGGTCGACCGGATCGAGGTGTTCGAGGCGGCGGGCCGCTCGCTGTTCGGGCCGATGGCGATCAACGTCAACGCCCCGGACGAGGGCAACGTCCACCTGCTCGACCGCGTCGCCTCGCCCGCCCAGCGGGAGCGCTACCTGGCGCCGCTGGTGCAGGGCCGGTGCCGCTCGGCGTTCGCCATGACCGAGCCCTCGCCCGGCGCCGGCTCCGACCCCGGCATGCTGCGCACCACGGCGCGCCGCGTCGACGGCGGCTGGCTGGTCGAGGGCCGGAAGCGGTTCATCACGGGGGCCGACGGAGCGGGCTTCCTGATCGTCATGGCCCGCACCAGCGGTGAGCCCGGCTCGGCCGACGGCGCGACGATGTTCCTCGCCCCCGCCGACTCGCCCGGCATCGAGGTGGTGCGGCACGTCGAGACGGTCGACCGGAGCATGCTCGGCGGGCACTGCGAACTCCGCTTCACCGACCTGTTCGTGCCCGACGACGACGTCCTGGGCGGCGTCGACGAGGGCATGCGCTACGCGCAGGTGCGGCTCGGCCCCGCCCGGATGACCCACGTGATGCGCTGGACGGGCGCGGCGCAGCGGGCCCACGAGACGGCCCTGCGCTACGTCAGCGACCGGGAGGCCTTCGGCTCGCGGCTCGCCGACCAGGGGATGATCCACCAGATGATCGGCGACAGCGAGATCGACCTCGCCGCCACCCGGGCGCTGCTGCTCGACGCGTGCCGGCGCCTCGACGCCGGCGAACGCGCCTCCCGGGAGACCTCGATCACCAAGACGTTCGCGGCCGAGGCGCTGCACCGGGTCGTCGACCGTGCGGTGCAGATGTGCGGCGGCCTCGGCGTCTCCCGCGACCTGCCGGTCGCGAAGATCGCCCGCGAGCTGCGGCCGTTCCGGATCTACGACGGCCCCTCCGAGGTGCACCGCTGGTCCCTCGCCCGCCGGGCGCTGCGCGCCGTCGCGGGGCGGTGA
- a CDS encoding phosphotransferase family protein, whose amino-acid sequence MSDDRTAATPLGTRLADAELARLATALRERGTTPAGPLRAEPIAGGRSNLTYRLTDGTSTWVLRTPPRAGHTPSAHDVAREFTVTSALLPTGVPVARPVLLVEDPSVLGVPFTVVEHVDARSLRLATELAPLGDAEVDEVVTRLIEVLAALHRVDHVAVGLERFGRPDAYAERQLRRWAGQWTLVGTPELAAAGERVAELLRARLPGRHHVSVVHGDYRLDNTLVRLGGATGGAEIAAVVDWELSTIGDPVADVALMCAYRDRVFDLIVGAPSSWTSPRLPEASGLAQRYERAGGVPLRDWEFHLALAYFKIGVIAAGIAHRHRAGAGDGAAGYAGAGESVARYFDLAHAALRGTA is encoded by the coding sequence ATGAGCGACGACAGGACCGCCGCCACCCCGCTCGGCACGCGGCTCGCCGACGCCGAACTCGCCCGGCTGGCCACGGCGCTGCGCGAGAGGGGCACGACGCCGGCCGGCCCCCTGCGGGCCGAACCGATCGCCGGAGGACGCTCCAACCTCACCTACCGGCTCACCGACGGCACGTCGACCTGGGTGCTGCGCACCCCGCCGCGCGCCGGGCACACGCCGTCCGCCCACGACGTGGCGCGGGAGTTCACCGTCACCTCGGCCCTGCTCCCGACCGGGGTGCCGGTGGCGCGGCCCGTGCTGCTGGTGGAGGACCCGTCGGTGCTCGGCGTGCCGTTCACCGTGGTCGAGCACGTCGACGCCCGGTCGCTGCGTCTCGCCACCGAACTGGCGCCGCTCGGCGACGCGGAGGTCGACGAGGTCGTCACCCGGCTGATCGAGGTGCTCGCCGCCCTGCACCGGGTCGACCACGTCGCGGTCGGACTGGAACGGTTCGGCCGCCCGGACGCCTACGCGGAGCGGCAGCTCAGGCGGTGGGCCGGCCAGTGGACGCTGGTCGGCACACCCGAGCTGGCCGCGGCCGGCGAGCGGGTCGCGGAGCTGCTGCGCGCACGCCTGCCGGGCCGGCACCACGTCTCGGTCGTGCACGGCGACTACCGCCTCGACAACACCCTGGTCCGCCTCGGCGGCGCGACCGGCGGGGCCGAGATCGCCGCGGTCGTCGACTGGGAGCTGTCCACCATCGGCGACCCGGTGGCCGACGTCGCCCTGATGTGCGCCTACCGCGACCGGGTCTTCGACCTCATCGTCGGCGCGCCCAGCTCCTGGACCAGCCCCCGGCTGCCCGAGGCGTCCGGCCTCGCGCAGCGGTACGAGCGGGCCGGCGGCGTCCCGCTCCGCGACTGGGAGTTCCACCTCGCCCTGGCCTACTTCAAGATCGGCGTCATCGCCGCCGGCATCGCCCACCGCCACCGGGCGGGCGCCGGCGACGGCGCCGCGGGCTACGCCGGTGCCGGCGAATCCGTCGCCCGCTACTTCGACCTCGCGCACGCCGCACTGCGGGGGACGGCATGA
- a CDS encoding YkvA family protein — MGRGRGKGRAARVRGLDGAAVARSAWGLYRETRRPGAPGLGARALALPRLLRDVLAGRYPGVGPGKLAALTVAVGVYLLSPVDAVPDFLPVIGWGDDTALLLWFLMGLTRESGRYLEWVGDRSPRND; from the coding sequence ATGGGCAGGGGCAGGGGCAAGGGCCGGGCGGCCCGGGTGCGCGGGCTGGACGGGGCGGCGGTGGCGCGTTCGGCGTGGGGGCTGTACCGGGAGACCCGGCGGCCGGGTGCGCCCGGGCTCGGGGCGCGGGCGCTGGCGCTGCCCCGGCTGCTGCGGGACGTGCTGGCGGGGCGCTACCCGGGGGTCGGGCCGGGGAAGCTGGCGGCGCTGACGGTGGCGGTGGGGGTGTACCTGCTCAGCCCGGTGGACGCGGTGCCGGACTTCCTGCCGGTGATCGGCTGGGGTGACGACACGGCGCTGCTGCTGTGGTTCCTGATGGGCCTGACCCGGGAGTCGGGCCGGTACCTGGAGTGGGTCGGCGACCGATCGCCCCGCAACGACTGA
- a CDS encoding SDR family NAD(P)-dependent oxidoreductase yields MTDSSLRTALVTGASRGIGRGIATRLARHGWGLTVTARNADHLAELAGELRAAGAPHVARLAVDLAAEDAADRLAELHRHAFGAMSALVLNAGVGTVARAADFPAHRMARTLQVNLVASMRLTQRALPLLRTGAAADPRHGASIIGLSSITGVHADAGYSVYGASKAALLRYLEAVHQEESAAGVRATSIAPAYVATDMTSWIADRVPAASMIAVEDVVEVVDMVLRLSRTAGVAPIVMTRAGTSGFRA; encoded by the coding sequence ATGACGGACTCCTCCCTCCGGACCGCGCTGGTCACCGGCGCTTCCCGCGGCATCGGCCGGGGCATCGCCACCCGGCTCGCCCGGCACGGGTGGGGCCTGACGGTCACCGCCCGCAACGCCGACCACCTGGCCGAACTCGCCGGGGAGCTGCGCGCCGCCGGCGCGCCGCACGTCGCGCGGCTGGCCGTCGACCTCGCCGCCGAGGACGCGGCCGACCGGCTCGCCGAGCTGCACCGGCACGCCTTCGGCGCGATGAGCGCCCTGGTCCTCAACGCCGGCGTCGGCACGGTCGCCCGCGCCGCCGACTTCCCGGCGCACCGGATGGCCAGGACCCTGCAGGTCAACCTGGTGGCCTCGATGCGGCTGACCCAGCGGGCACTGCCGCTGCTCCGCACGGGCGCCGCCGCCGACCCGCGGCACGGCGCCAGCATCATCGGGCTGTCGTCGATCACCGGCGTCCACGCCGACGCCGGCTACTCGGTCTACGGCGCCAGCAAGGCGGCCCTGCTGCGGTACCTGGAGGCCGTCCACCAGGAGGAGTCCGCGGCGGGCGTCCGGGCCACCTCGATCGCGCCGGCCTACGTCGCCACCGACATGACCTCGTGGATCGCCGACCGGGTGCCCGCCGCGTCGATGATCGCCGTCGAGGACGTGGTCGAGGTGGTCGACATGGTGCTGCGGCTGTCCCGCACCGCCGGTGTCGCGCCGATCGTGATGACCCGGGCCGGGACCTCGGGGTTCCGGGCCTGA
- a CDS encoding PucR family transcriptional regulator — MDELWPPPSPEVADAIRSLCQSLMSETDAMIDALTPPTLVAHNDPALLADASLAEEGRELNRSDLVQWLTANVQQPGRRVEPYVGPRATAYINDLVSRGIAPDFVGAWRVALGMGWRRWLEECAAQFPDRGLLVDVLDVSAKSLVQYALDSVLALREASLAAARGNADAEAIALIQLIAGGAPMAQDLAEGRLHYRLGRWHTGLVLWIDDPRHVDALELAVAAVSTPAPERSTLVARASTASRWLWLSGADVPDPYRVEQAMAAAPGVRGAVGRPGRGLEGFRSSHQDALAAQALVVRLASDRQFTAYADVELIDALTKDRAGARRFVVNTLGPLAGADPALRQALLTYLQCGFNTTRAAAALYVHRNTVERRVSRANELSAVKVEDNPAHLAAALLVLDIAPGVLATASH, encoded by the coding sequence ATGGACGAGCTGTGGCCCCCGCCTTCCCCCGAGGTCGCCGACGCGATCAGGTCCCTGTGCCAGAGCCTGATGAGCGAGACGGACGCCATGATCGACGCCCTCACCCCGCCCACCCTCGTGGCCCACAACGACCCCGCCCTGCTCGCGGACGCGTCCCTGGCGGAGGAGGGCCGCGAGCTCAACCGCTCCGACCTCGTGCAGTGGCTGACGGCGAACGTCCAGCAGCCGGGGCGGCGGGTGGAGCCGTACGTCGGCCCGCGTGCCACGGCCTACATCAACGACCTCGTCTCCCGCGGCATCGCGCCGGACTTCGTCGGCGCCTGGCGCGTGGCCCTGGGCATGGGCTGGCGGCGGTGGCTGGAGGAGTGCGCGGCGCAGTTCCCCGACCGCGGCCTCCTGGTGGACGTCCTGGACGTGTCGGCGAAGTCGCTGGTCCAGTACGCCCTCGACTCCGTCCTGGCGCTGCGGGAAGCCAGTCTCGCCGCGGCGAGGGGCAACGCGGACGCCGAGGCGATCGCGTTGATCCAGCTGATCGCCGGCGGAGCACCGATGGCGCAGGACCTCGCGGAGGGGCGTCTGCACTACCGGCTGGGGCGCTGGCACACCGGTCTCGTGCTGTGGATCGACGACCCCCGGCACGTCGACGCCCTGGAGCTGGCCGTCGCGGCGGTGAGCACCCCGGCCCCGGAGCGCAGCACCCTGGTGGCCCGTGCCAGCACCGCCTCGCGCTGGCTCTGGCTCTCCGGTGCGGACGTCCCGGACCCGTACCGGGTGGAGCAGGCCATGGCGGCGGCCCCCGGGGTCCGCGGCGCGGTGGGCAGGCCCGGCCGCGGACTCGAAGGGTTCCGGTCCAGCCACCAGGACGCCCTCGCGGCGCAGGCCCTGGTCGTCCGGCTCGCGTCCGACCGGCAGTTCACCGCCTACGCCGACGTCGAGCTGATCGACGCGCTCACCAAGGACCGGGCCGGCGCCCGGCGGTTCGTCGTCAACACCCTCGGTCCGCTGGCCGGAGCCGACCCGGCGCTGCGGCAGGCGCTGCTCACCTACCTGCAGTGCGGCTTCAACACCACCCGGGCCGCCGCCGCTCTCTACGTGCACCGCAACACCGTCGAGCGGCGGGTCTCGCGCGCGAACGAGCTCTCGGCGGTCAAGGTCGAGGACAATCCGGCCCATCTCGCAGCAGCGCTCCTCGTGCTGGACATCGCGCCCGGCGTCCTCGCGACCGCCTCGCACTGA